The following coding sequences lie in one Peptostreptococcaceae bacterium genomic window:
- a CDS encoding zinc dependent phospholipase C family protein codes for MPDIMSHILMGYDVLNDLPSSNSFKQSVAKHSGLVNNGLQGPDPFYYLGNFPLGKRSLEYIGNLMHKAKTGVFLLDLIESLGSSDSCTEMKAACLCGLICHYCLDTICHPCIFYFSGFDYSGNQPTVSSISMKKPPQMLSS; via the coding sequence ATGCCAGACATCATGTCTCACATATTAATGGGTTACGACGTTCTAAATGACCTGCCCAGCAGCAACAGCTTCAAACAGTCCGTAGCAAAGCATTCCGGTCTGGTGAACAACGGCCTTCAGGGTCCGGACCCATTCTATTACCTCGGGAATTTTCCTTTGGGCAAACGCTCTTTAGAATATATCGGCAATCTTATGCACAAAGCAAAAACCGGAGTTTTTCTATTAGATCTGATAGAATCCCTCGGCAGTTCCGATAGTTGCACGGAAATGAAAGCCGCCTGCCTTTGCGGACTAATATGCCACTATTGTCTTGACACAATATGCCACCCATGCATATTCTATTTTTCAGGATTCGACTATTCCGGCAATCAACCGACAGTTTCTTCAATCTCTATGAAAAAGCCACCGCAAATGCTGTCAAGCTAA
- a CDS encoding Glu/Leu/Phe/Val dehydrogenase, with protein sequence MAEKALNPHEMAQKQLKKACDLLGADPAVYELLKEPKRCCEVSIPVKMDNGKIKCFKGFRSLHSDAVGPGKGGIRFHQNVSVEEVKALSTWMTFKCSVTGIPYGGAKGGIIVDPRELSEGELQRLSRGYIRAVADLIGDNVDIAAPDVNTTGQIMAWMIDEYEMIRRHKEPGCITGKPVSFNGSLARTEATGYGVALMARRAAEKVGLEWKGARVSVQGFGNVGSFTALFLHQLGAKVVAIADISGTMVDDNGLDIPALIDYVYKDGHKVIEGFQGKKVTDGKDIFSVPVDVLLPAALEGQITGEVAKLINAKIVCEGANGPTTIEGDAVLQERGILLVPDILANSGGVTVSYFEWVQNLQNFYWTFDEVQGKQEDLMNKAFDEIWAIKEEFKTDMRTAAFMKSVRIVATAMKWRGWY encoded by the coding sequence ATGGCAGAAAAAGCGTTGAATCCACATGAAATGGCACAAAAACAACTCAAAAAAGCTTGTGATCTTCTTGGTGCAGATCCGGCTGTATATGAATTGCTGAAAGAGCCGAAAAGATGTTGCGAGGTATCTATACCTGTAAAAATGGACAATGGAAAAATCAAATGCTTCAAGGGTTTCAGATCACTACATAGTGATGCAGTTGGCCCCGGAAAAGGCGGAATTAGGTTCCACCAAAATGTATCGGTTGAAGAAGTTAAAGCTCTTTCAACTTGGATGACTTTCAAATGTTCAGTAACCGGCATTCCCTATGGCGGCGCAAAAGGCGGAATCATCGTAGATCCTAGAGAACTTTCTGAAGGCGAACTTCAAAGATTGTCAAGAGGTTATATAAGAGCCGTTGCAGACCTCATTGGAGACAATGTAGACATTGCTGCTCCAGATGTTAATACTACAGGACAAATAATGGCTTGGATGATTGATGAATATGAAATGATTAGAAGACATAAAGAGCCCGGCTGCATAACAGGTAAGCCTGTTTCATTCAACGGTTCCTTGGCTAGAACAGAGGCCACAGGATACGGTGTTGCACTCATGGCTAGAAGAGCCGCTGAAAAAGTTGGATTGGAATGGAAAGGCGCTAGAGTTTCCGTTCAAGGATTCGGAAATGTCGGTTCGTTCACAGCATTGTTCCTACATCAATTGGGAGCAAAAGTTGTAGCTATTGCAGACATCAGCGGAACAATGGTTGATGACAACGGTCTTGATATACCTGCTCTTATCGATTATGTATACAAAGATGGACACAAGGTTATCGAAGGATTCCAAGGAAAGAAAGTAACAGACGGAAAAGATATCTTCAGCGTTCCTGTTGATGTATTGCTTCCTGCAGCTCTTGAGGGACAAATCACAGGCGAAGTTGCAAAATTAATCAATGCCAAGATTGTTTGCGAAGGCGCAAACGGACCTACTACTATTGAAGGCGACGCAGTTCTTCAAGAAAGAGGAATTCTCCTCGTTCCGGACATTCTTGCAAATTCCGGCGGCGTAACAGTTTCATACTTCGAGTGGGTTCAAAACCTTCAAAACTTTTACTGGACATTTGATGAAGTTCAAGGAAAACAAGAAGACCTCATGAACAAGGCATTCGACGAAATTTGGGCTATCAAAGAAGAGTTCAAAACAGACATGAGAACTGCAGCGTTCATGAAATCAGTAAGAATAGTTGCAACTGCAATGAAGTGGAGAGGCTGGTACTAA